In Oryza glaberrima chromosome 8, OglaRS2, whole genome shotgun sequence, the following are encoded in one genomic region:
- the LOC127782312 gene encoding 4-coumarate--CoA ligase 5 gives MGSLPEQFVFRSRLPDIAIPDHLPLHDYVFECLADRRDRACLIDGATGETLSFGDVDALSRRVAAGLSSIGVCHGSTVMLLLPNSVEFAVAFLASSRLGAVTTTANPLHTPPEIAKQVAASGATVVVTEPAFVAKVSGLAGVTVVATGGGAERCASFAGLAAADGSALPEVAIDVANDAVALPYSSGTTGLPKGVMLSHRGLVTSVAQLVDGENPNLHLREDDVVLCVLPMFHVYSLHSILLCGMRAGAAIVVMKRFDTVKMLQLVERHGVTIAPLVPPIVVEMAKSDALDRHDLSSIRMVISGAAPMGKELQDIVHAKLPNAVLGQGYGMTEAGPVLSMCMAFAKEPTPVKSGACGTVVRNAELKIVDPDTGLSLPRNQPGEICIRGKQIMKGYLNNPEATEKTIDKDGWLHTGDIGFVDDDDEIFIVDRLKELIKYKGFQVAPAELEAMLIAHAAVADAAVVPMKDDSCGEIPVAFVVARDGSGITEDEIKQYVAKQVVFYKRLHKIFFVDAIPKAPSGKILRKDLRAKLAAGIPAC, from the exons atgGGTTCGTTGCCGGAGCAGTTCGTCTTCCGCTCGAGGCTCCCCGACATCGCCATCCCGGACCACCTCCCGCTGCACGACTACGTGTTCGAGtgcctcgccgaccgccgcgacCGGGCATGCCTTATCGATGGCGCCACGGGGGAGACGCTCTCGTTCGGCGACGTCGACGCGCTGTCGCGCCGCGTGGCGGCTGGGTTGAGCTCGATTGGTGTTTGCCATGGTAGTACcgtgatgctgctgctgccgaacTCCGTCGAGTTCGCGGTGGCGTTCCTCGCGTCGTCACGGCTCGGGGCGGTCACCACCACGGCCAACCCGCTGCACACCCCGCCGGAGATCGCCAAGCAGGTGGCGGCGTCCGGCGCGACGGTGGTGGTCACCGAGCCGGCGTTCGTCGCCAAGGTGAGCGGCCTCGCGGGCGTGACCGTCGTCGCCACCGGGGGCGGCGCCGAGAGGTGCGCGTCGTTCgcgggcctcgccgccgccgacggctcgGCGCTGCCGGAGGTCGCCATCGACGTCGCCAACGACGCCGTGGCGCTGCCCTACTCGTCGGGCACGACGGGGCTCCCCAAGGGGGTGATGCTGTCGCACCGCGGGCTGGTGACCAGCGTGGCGcagctcgtcgacggcgagaaCCCGAACCTCCACCTCCGGGAGGACGACGTGGTGCTCTGCGTGCTCCCCATGTTCCACGTCTACTCCCTCCACTCCATCCTCCTCTGCGGGatgcgcgccggcgccgccatcgtgGTCATGAAGCGGTTCGACACCGTCAAGATGCTGCAGCTGGTGGAGCGCCACGGCGTCACCATCGCGCCGCTCGTCCCTCCCATCGTCGTCGAGATGGCCAAGAGCGACGCCCTCGACCGCCATGACCTCTCCTCCATCCGCATGgtcatctccggcgccgcccccaTGGGCAAGGAGCTTCAGGACATCGTCCACGCCAAGCTCCCCAACGCCGTCCTCGGACAG GGGTACGGGATGACGGAGGCAGGGCCGGTGCTGTCAATGTGCATGGCGTTCGCGAAGGAGCCGACGCCGGTGAAGTCCGGCGCGTGCGGCACGGTGGTGCGGAACGCCGAGCTGAAGATCGTCGACCCGGACACCGGCTTGTCACTCCCGCGCAACCAGCCGGGGGAGATTTGCATCAGGGGAAAACAAATCATGAAAG GATACCTGAACAACCCGGAGGCGACCGAGAAGACGATCGACAAGGACGGGTGGCTGCACACTGGCGACATCGGcttcgtcgacgacgacgacgagatctTCATCGTGGACCGGCTCAAGGAGCTCATCAAGTACAAGGGCTTCCAGGTCGCCCCCGCCGAGCTCGAGGCCATGCTCAtcgcccacgccgccgtcgccgacgccgccgtcgtccc AATGAAGGACGATTCCTGCGGCGAGATCCCAGTGGCGTTCGTCGTCGCACGCGACGGCTCGGGGATCACCGAGGACGAGATCAAGCAGTACGTCGCAAAGCAG GTGGTGTTCTACAAGAGGCTGCACAAGATCTTCTTCGTGGACGCAATCCCGAAGGCGCCGTCGGGAAAGATTTTGAGGAAGGATCTGAGAGCAAAGTTGGCTGCTGGAATTCCGGCGTGCTGA
- the LOC127782315 gene encoding uncharacterized protein LOC127782315 isoform X1: MASPERRSSTTTTSSLLGSFRTAVKKVRFLLSFSATRWILSSIVGSRAAPRRRVSFGPAARPPSLLDYEGSAIVSPPARSGAPSRTASLGPSPTRTVTRTSSAASSELLRTWSSSSSPGGGDDDIDRRAELFIANFYKHIQMERQVSLQLRYLDRTPSRTFQ, encoded by the exons atggcGTCGCCGGAGAGGCGATCgtccacgacgacgacgtcgtcgctcCTCGGCAGCTTTCGGACGGCTGTCAAGAAGGTCCGATTCCTGCTCTCCTTCAGCGCGACGCGGTGGATCCTCTCCTCCATCGTCGgctcgcgcgccgcgccgcggcgccgcgtcAGCTTCggcccggcggcgcggccgcctaGCCTGCTCGACTACGAGGGCAGCGCCATcgtgtcgccgccggccaggTCGGGGGCGCCGTCCAGGACGGCGAGCCTGGGGCCGTCGCCTACGAGGACCGTGACGCGGACGAGCAGCGCGGCGTCGTCGGAGCTGCTGAGgacgtggtcgtcgtcgtcgtcgcccggcggcggcgacgacgacatcgaCCGGCGCGCCGAGCTGTTCATCGCCAACTTCTACAAGCACATACAGATGGAGCGGCAGGTGTCGCTGCAGCTTCGGTACTTGGACAGGACGCCATCCAG GACCTTCCAATAG
- the LOC127782315 gene encoding uncharacterized protein LOC127782315 isoform X2 translates to MASPERRSSTTTTSSLLGSFRTAVKKVRFLLSFSATRWILSSIVGSRAAPRRRVSFGPAARPPSLLDYEGSAIVSPPARSGAPSRTASLGPSPTRTVTRTSSAASSELLRTWSSSSSPGGGDDDIDRRAELFIANFYKHIQMERQVSLQLRYLDRTPSR, encoded by the coding sequence atggcGTCGCCGGAGAGGCGATCgtccacgacgacgacgtcgtcgctcCTCGGCAGCTTTCGGACGGCTGTCAAGAAGGTCCGATTCCTGCTCTCCTTCAGCGCGACGCGGTGGATCCTCTCCTCCATCGTCGgctcgcgcgccgcgccgcggcgccgcgtcAGCTTCggcccggcggcgcggccgcctaGCCTGCTCGACTACGAGGGCAGCGCCATcgtgtcgccgccggccaggTCGGGGGCGCCGTCCAGGACGGCGAGCCTGGGGCCGTCGCCTACGAGGACCGTGACGCGGACGAGCAGCGCGGCGTCGTCGGAGCTGCTGAGgacgtggtcgtcgtcgtcgtcgcccggcggcggcgacgacgacatcgaCCGGCGCGCCGAGCTGTTCATCGCCAACTTCTACAAGCACATACAGATGGAGCGGCAGGTGTCGCTGCAGCTTCGGTACTTGGACAGGACGCCATCCAGGTGA